A stretch of Planococcus citri chromosome 5, ihPlaCitr1.1, whole genome shotgun sequence DNA encodes these proteins:
- the LOC135847785 gene encoding uncharacterized protein LOC135847785 isoform X2 translates to MMGDMQNNEEILKSFENDVASASMTQTAEKQLSAINVPDIVGVESLEQPGTKEGEMKIVRGTSSNEIIGYCWSTERGEWYKFITAVAHGGSFEAMQDQQYNYKYWADFLRKAKISSDCVDSYATRLSDSGMTLGMLTSFKEFGCDLEKFGISIQGHVIRIIRYAKMVTQASEGPSKTTASRNVTDSQIEHHDLTQGDSDLQSILSSIQGSQKELQTELRNFLKTVRKVKTCYIGGEGVRL, encoded by the exons ATGATGGGTGACATGCAAAATAATGAAGAGATACTCAAATCGTTTGAGAATGATGTAGCCTCTGCCTCTATGACTCAAACTGCTGAAAAACAACTCAGTGCGATCAATGTACCTGA TATTGTTGGAGTTGAATCTCTCGAGCAACCGGGTACTAAAGAGGGTGAAATGAAAATAGTTCGTGGTACGAGTAGTAATGAGATAATTGGTTACTGCTGGTCCACAGAGCGTGGTGAATGGTATAAATTTATAACTGCTGTTGCTCATGGTGGCAGTTTTGAAGCGATGCAAGAC caacagTACAATTACAAGTACTGGGCTGATTTCCTGCGAAAGGCCAAGATTAGCAGTGATTGTGTTGATTCCTACGCTACACGGCTGTCGGATAGTGGTATGACACTAGGTATGTTGACCAGTTTTAAGGAATTTGGTTGCGATTTGGAGAAATTTGGAATAAGCATCCAGGGCCATGTCATACGGATTATACGCTATGCCAAGATG GTTACACAGGCGAGTGAGGGACCTTCCAAAACAACAGCTTCACGAAATGTAACTGATTCTCAAATTGAACACCATGATCTGACCCAA GGCGACAGTGATTTACAATCAATCCTTTCATCCATACAAGGTTCTCAAAAAGAATTGCAGACAGAACTTCgcaatttcctgaaaactgtTAGAAAGGTCAAAACTTGTTATatcggaggggagggggtacgactttga
- the LOC135847785 gene encoding uncharacterized protein LOC135847785 isoform X1 — MMGDMQNNEEILKSFENDVASASMTQTAEKQLSAINVPDSIVGVESLEQPGTKEGEMKIVRGTSSNEIIGYCWSTERGEWYKFITAVAHGGSFEAMQDQQYNYKYWADFLRKAKISSDCVDSYATRLSDSGMTLGMLTSFKEFGCDLEKFGISIQGHVIRIIRYAKMVTQASEGPSKTTASRNVTDSQIEHHDLTQGDSDLQSILSSIQGSQKELQTELRNFLKTVRKVKTCYIGGEGVRL; from the exons ATGATGGGTGACATGCAAAATAATGAAGAGATACTCAAATCGTTTGAGAATGATGTAGCCTCTGCCTCTATGACTCAAACTGCTGAAAAACAACTCAGTGCGATCAATGTACCTGA TAGTATTGTTGGAGTTGAATCTCTCGAGCAACCGGGTACTAAAGAGGGTGAAATGAAAATAGTTCGTGGTACGAGTAGTAATGAGATAATTGGTTACTGCTGGTCCACAGAGCGTGGTGAATGGTATAAATTTATAACTGCTGTTGCTCATGGTGGCAGTTTTGAAGCGATGCAAGAC caacagTACAATTACAAGTACTGGGCTGATTTCCTGCGAAAGGCCAAGATTAGCAGTGATTGTGTTGATTCCTACGCTACACGGCTGTCGGATAGTGGTATGACACTAGGTATGTTGACCAGTTTTAAGGAATTTGGTTGCGATTTGGAGAAATTTGGAATAAGCATCCAGGGCCATGTCATACGGATTATACGCTATGCCAAGATG GTTACACAGGCGAGTGAGGGACCTTCCAAAACAACAGCTTCACGAAATGTAACTGATTCTCAAATTGAACACCATGATCTGACCCAA GGCGACAGTGATTTACAATCAATCCTTTCATCCATACAAGGTTCTCAAAAAGAATTGCAGACAGAACTTCgcaatttcctgaaaactgtTAGAAAGGTCAAAACTTGTTATatcggaggggagggggtacgactttga